A region of Antedon mediterranea chromosome 8, ecAntMedi1.1, whole genome shotgun sequence DNA encodes the following proteins:
- the LOC140056339 gene encoding uncharacterized protein, which translates to MVKEDNIVILHVSTFSQVRMEGDIINHECTICKRKFTVKSNLTRHMKIHGERKNFKCDVCLKTYTLKQYLDRHKKVHQYPSIALFKEGEARLKCSKEALNVAGMNNTNIDPVWLDPKTAETAAKKSANNDLWQSAIVITFGKYMGQSFNWLLENDVGYTVWLLYEFCQNGDKCLHMKWQKEQLLQFVSQFPAVKIHLDNRLKKYKETQEPPTDMDPDYIEDAELLALADNLLQQSEVPVTSKLTTVEKIVPVPSTSHSFSTATSDTSQDGQTSLAQSISSVSDPTILEGWQKVWEEPAPLQQGIMLPNVKWFKYDMQYGLFQYASPQMNAKGEMVKRKVCKPKMHFNPPPIPTAIKGELPNMLAFFSTPVFFWRPVGIMGVKVKCPNPNCPAPPDTYLSRCGFGNNPRQVCGLNFHYTLLTERLQCSYCMHMRKAGKADSDKEKDGKQQERQYRWLAYSADILMNLAPAVRTIFPAIVCGKRAIDRNVVSLLTDRLNAVSMTKCQRMLQHGHDEWYAERRDMYQTLLFQAHTSTSSASQPGILPFIKSPGSYTPPVPQTPVPSPRVLRRAHLIMEMEKMSVYRASILSVTGEILCIDGTKQILKKIYGDGKNSMQYLTSVLNEWGQFVTTVAVAAESESCYKRMACGLIARFKRANAPAPKIIYADNNCCSDGGTAWLERLFEDWANEGMVVRLDIRHWLHRWDAVVIKQSHAKYGSFMSALAGAILAYNKDDMLKLVGAVRNSNEELYSQYSDQQMMYFVKPYQLKSYVRRITRGVEVSAVTIEVILQEFKGPAGLDIDGVHLFKSLEAVDAYWATASKHLSCMQDPPNIPLYVITKEVTLNGVKLNKYRCRRGSNSLEGLHAHMFRAIPSQRCGIAPFQVYLIAFAVQWNNRMESLKVTGGRGRITSCVDPRQIQRLNQQAEVLFGREHMYEPNFTAPMPYPDKSISQEEEELLGLEYAYCQSTDFTSKDYYIKKVEEEQVKEDEGEEEQESEAEDEGVDVATSETDDDPIDHISVDHVALNKEENRKEESPAMQDVLMAPSHLHLPGFIEVEHLAMLLLELTDDSNFHIIPVSLRRKIADAAGKLSDHDRSAANFVKKYESRWGYTLFGRCLGPDSPMTSAAQKTKFGWMRYAQAAQINEDSRLLYLIIKMLRNRPNISHHTSPTKTASLIKGQYKRIVDRVRDDPILSGLQIPLPNINMKSITNFFSKQEKQANFTATSMPKVVSHKRVFSDALMPDALTLPSQLSPPDRPQVQYPVVEHVSGKRRYQKCRSNDAEVLQPECLDNLNKPSNSSLQKVLPKPATTTPSLPVRPSGAILLIVPSQAQGPSVTFKPSTNQCLPFSYRPPPTAPPKLTPYHPRSQKPCSVCHVPKCGGLRKRYTPSREKTENSEQKIFTFCPTSRRSTTLGFDEVYDDFDHFKRAVDEKLLGHSM; encoded by the exons ATGGTAAAAGAggataatattgtaattttacatgttTCTACTTTTTCTCAGGTGAGAATGGAAGGTGATATCATCAATCACGAGTGTACCATTTGCAAGCGAAAATTCACTGTAAAGTCGAATCTCACCCGCCATATGAAGATACATGGTGAACGCAAGAACTTTAAGTGTGATGTATGCCTCAAAACTTACACCCTAAAGCAATACTTAGATAGACATAAAAAGGTACATCAATACCCATCCATTGCACTATTTAAAGAGGGTGAAGCAAGACTCAAATGTAGCAAGGAAGCTCTGAATGTGGCTGGAATGAATAATACGAATATTGATCCTGTGTGGTTGGACCCAAAGACAGCAGAGACTGCAGCCAAAAAATCAGCCAACAATGATTTGTGGCAATCTGCTATAGTAATAACTTTTGGAAAATATATGGGACAATCGTTTAATTGGCTTCTTGAAAATGATGTAGGTTATACAGTTTGGCTTCTGTATGAATTCTGTCAGAATGGCGACAAATGTCTCCACATGAAGTGGCAAAAGGAGCAGCTCCTGCAGTTTGTATCTCAATTTCCTGCTGTCAAGATTCATCTTGATAATCGCTTGAAA AAGTACAAAGAGACACAAGAACCACCAACAGACATGGATCCAGATTACATTGAAGATGCTGAACTGTTGGCTCTTGCAG ATAATTTGCTTCAACAATCGGAGGTACCTGTTACATCAAAGCTCACAACGGTGGAAAAGATTGTTCCAGTTCCCTCGACATCACACTCCTTTTCTACCGCGACATCAGACACATCACAAGATGGGCAAACATCTCTTGCCCAATCAATCAGCTCAGTATCTGATCCGACCATTTTAGAGGGTTGGCAAAAGGTTTGGGAAGAGCCAGCTCCACTGCAACAGGGCATCATGTTACCAAATGTCAAGTGGTTTAAATATGACATGCAGTATGGTCTTTTCCAATATGCTAGTCCACAGATGAATGCGAAGGGGGAGATGGTGAAGCGAAAAGTATGCAAACCTAAAATGCACTTCAATCCACCACCTATACCAACTGCGATCAAAGGAGAACTTCCCAACATGCTTGCTTTTTTTTCCACACCAGTGTTCTTCTGGAGACCGGTTGGCATCATGGGAGTTAAAGTGAAATGCCCAAACCCAAACTGCCCTGCTCCCCCTGATACCTACCTGTCAAGATGTGGATTCGGAAATAATCCACGCCAGGTATGTGGACTGAACTTTCATTATACTTTGTTAACGGAGAGGTTGCAATGCAGTTACTGCATGCATATGCGCAAGGCTGGCAAGGCTGACAGCGACAAAGAGAAAGATGGAAAGCAACAGGAGCGGCAATATAGATGGCTTGCCTACAGCGCTGACATACTGATGAACTTAGCCCCTGCAGTTCGTACAATATTTCCAGCTATCGTGTGTGGTAAGAGGGCTATTGACAGAAATGTCGTCTCCCTACTGACTGATCGTCTCAATGCAGTGTCAATGACCAAATGCCAGAGGATGCTGCAGCATGGGCATGACGAGTGGTATGCAGAAAGAAGGGACATGTACCAGACTCTTCTGTTTCAGGCACATACATCCACCAGTAGTGCATCTCAGCCAGGAATCCTTCCTTTTATCAAATCTCCAGGCAGCTACACCCCTCCTGTCCCGCAGACTCCCGTGCCTTCTCCTCGAGTGCTCCGCCGTGCACACCTGATCATGGAGATGGAAAAAATGTCAGTTTATAGAGCCTCCATTCTGAGTGTAACTGGAGAGATTCTTTGTATCGATGGAACTAAACAG ATTCTCAAGAAAATCTATGGCGATGGAAAAAACTCTATGCAGTACCTCACTAGTGTCCTAAATGAGTGGGGTCAGTTTGTGACAACAGTTGCTGTGGCTGCAGAGTCGGAGAGCTGCTACAAGCGGATGGCCTGTGGTCTCATTGCCAGGTTCAAACGAGCCAATGCACCAGCACCCAAGATAATTTATGCAGACAACAATTGCTGCAG tgaTGGAGGGACAGCTTGGCTGGAAAGGCTATTTGAAGACTGGGCGAATGAAGGGATGGTTGTGCGGCTGGACATCCGTCATTGGTTACATCGATGGGATGCAGTTGTAATAAAGCAGAGCCATGCCAAGTATGGTTCTTTCATGAGTGCTCTCGCTGGTGCCATTTTAGCTTACAACAAGGATGATATGCTGAAGCTTGTCGGAGCAGTGAGAAATAGCAACGAGGAACTCTACTCACAATACAGTGATCAGCAGATGATGTATTTTGTGAAGCCGTACCAGCTGAAGTCCTATGTCCGCCGTATAACACGTGGTGTCGAG GTGAGTGCTGTCACTATTGAGGTCATCCTTCAGGAGTTTAAGGGTCCAGCCGGACTCGACATTGATGGCGTTCATTTGTTTAAATCATTAGAGGCAGTTGATGCTTACTGGGCAACTGCCAGTAAACATCTGAGTTGCATGCAG GATCCACCAAACATTCCCCTGTATGTTATTACCAAGGAAGTTACTTTGAATGGTGTTAAGCTGAACAAATACAGATGCCGCAGAGGCAGTAACTCTCTGGAAGGTCTTCATGCCCACATGTTTAGAGCCATCCCTTCACAACGGTGTGGAATAGCACCTTTTCAG GTGTACCTCATAGCGTTTGCAGTACAATGGAACAACCGCATGGAGTCGCTCAAGGTTACTGGAGGTAGGGGGAGAATTACCTCATGTGTTGACCCTCGTCAAATCCAGCGTCTAAACCAGCAGGCAGAGGTCTTGTTTGGGAGAGAACATATGTATGAACCTAATTTCACAGCACCCATGCCCTACCCAGACAAGTCCATAAGCCAAGAGGAGGAGGAACTCCTAGGTTTAGAGTATGCCTACTGCCAGTCCACCGATTTCACATCAAAGGACTATTACATCAAGAAAG TGGAAGAAGAGCAGGTCAAAGAAGATGAAGGAGAAGAAGAACAAGAGAGTGAAGCGGAAGATGAGGGCGTCGACGTTGCCACATCAGAGACTGATGATGATCCTATCGATCACATTAGTGTAGACCATGTGGCTCTGAACAAGGAGGAGAACAGAAAAGAGGAGAGTCCAGCAATGCAAGATGTTCTGATGGCCCCTTCCCATCTTCATCTTCCAGGATTCATTGAGGTGGAGCATCTGGCCATGCTCCTTCTGGAGCTGACTGATGACTCCAACTTCCACATCATTCCTGTCTCACTCAGACGAAAGATCGCAGATGCGGCTGGGAAGCTCTCGGATCACGATAGGTCAGCagcaaattttgttaagaaGTATGAATCTCGATGGGGATATACTTTATTCGGTAGATGTCTAGGACCAGACTCGCCTATGACGAGTGCCGCCCAAAAAACAAAATTCGGCTGGATGAGGTATGCCCAGGCAGCACAAATCAACGAAGACTCCCGTCTACTTTACCTAATTATAAAGATGCTGAGAAACAGACCCAATATTAGTCATCACACATCACCGACGAAGACTGCCAGCCTAATCAAAGGCCAGTATAAAAGAATTGTTGACCGGGTCAGAGATGATCCAATTCTATCGGGTCTTCAGATACCTCTACCCAATATAAACATGAAGTCGAttacaaattttttttcaaaacaagaAAAACAGGCAAATTTCACAGCAACAAGCATGCCAAAGGTTGTCTCTCACAAAAGGGTTTTTTCCGATGCATTGATGCCTGATGCTCTAACACTCCCTTCACAATTATCACCTCCAGACAGGCCACAGGTTCAATATCCAGTTGTGGAACATGTTTCTGGAAAAAGACGCTACCAAAAATGTAGAAGCAACGATGCTGAGGTACTTCAACCTGAATGTCTAGACAATTTGAATAAACCATCTAACAGCTCACTACAAAAGGTACTCCCTAAACCAGCTACTACAACTCCATCACTTCCAGTAAGGCCATCTGGTGCAATTCTGTTGATTGTGCCTTCGCAAGCACAGGGACCATCTGTGACCTTCAAGCCATCAACAAACCAATGCTTGCCCTTTTCCTATCGACCACCACCTACAGCACCGCCAAAGCTTACACCATATCATCCAAGGTCACAGAAGCCTTGTTCTGTTTGCCATGTGCCAAAGTGTGGAGGACTCCGGAAGCGATACACTCCATCACGTGAGAAGACTGAAAATAGTGAACAGAAGATTTTCACCTTTTGCCCAACATCAAGACGGTCCACAACCCTTGGATTTGATGAAGTGTACGATGACTTTGATCATTTCAAAAGGGCAGTTGATGAAAAGCTTCTGGGGCATTCCATGTaa